In Caldalkalibacillus thermarum, the genomic stretch GAGAAGCATAGGAACGAAGTATGGACAGGCGGCGTTCCATCTCTTTCTTCCCCGCTTCCGTTCTGCTGACCGGGCCGGGCAATACATATACTATTTTCATCCTGCACACCCTCCTAACATTCTCGTAAATCTCTTTAACCAAGATCTTCATGCAATTTTTGTACCAAGCCAATCTATCTCACATCATAATTGGCATCAAATTTGCTTTACTTTTTCTACAAAAATCATCTTTCTGGAGGAAGGAGCATCAACATGTCTGATATTCTACGCTATCTGCTGGAAAATCAGGCCAAAATGCTACAAAACCTAGAAACGTTGGTCAAGGCCGAATCGTCCTCGAATCGAAAAGATCTGGTCGACCGCTGCGGCGAAATCGTACAGGAGTTTTTTTTTCCAGCATCTTGGGGTCCATGGTGAAATCATTCCTCAGAAAACCGTTGGAAATCATCTGAAATTCACCTTCGGTGAAGAGACAGAACAAATCCAGATTGTGGGACACATCGACACCGTTTGGGAGGAAGGGAGGCTCACCTTCAGGGTGGAAGGAAACCGCGCGTACGGCCCGGGAATATTGGACATGAAAAGTGGCATCATCCAATCGCTTTGGGCATTAAAAGCATTGAAGGAACTTGGCGTACGCCTTGACAAAAAGGTGGTATTTCTCTGCAACACCGATGAAGAGATCGGAAGCGTCACCTCCAGGCCGTTGATTGAGACGGAGGCGCGAAAAAGCAAGGTTGCGCTGATTCCCGAACCGGCTGTCGCCAACAGCGGCGCTTTGAAAACGTCTCGCAAAGGGATTGGCATCTTTCGCTTGAAAGTAAAAGGAATCGCTACTCACGCAGGCAACCATCATGACAAAGGTGTGAGCGCAATCGAGGAACTGGCTCGCCAGATTTTGGCCCTGCATGGCCTTACGGACTACGAGAAAGGGACTACCGTGAACGTCGGAGTCATTCGCGGAGGAACACGCGGCAACAAGGTGGCGGATACGGCGGAAGCGGAGATCGATTTCCGGGTGGCCACACATGCAGAAGCAGAACGCATGGAAAATTATCTTCGCAACTTGCAGCCGAAATTGAAAGGCGCTTTCATAGAGGTTACCGGAGGTATGAATCGTCCGCCGATGGAACGGACCGCCGCGATCGGCCAATTGTTTGAGACCGCTCGTCGGATCGCTGCCTCTCTCAGCTTCAATCTGACCGAAGCTGCCGTGGGGGAGGCAGCGACGGAAACTTCACTGCAGCCTTGGGAATCCCAACTCTGGACGGATTGGGGGGCGTCGGTGACGGGCCGCACGCCGAATACGAGCATGTCCTGATTGATGCGTTGCCGCTCCGTTCTGCTCTGCTTGCCCATTTGCTGACAGAAATATAAGAAAAGCCAAGGTCCAGTTACGGGCCTCGGCTTTTCGAACCGGATATCCATCCTTTTTGAAACTGATAGCACCAGATTCAAAGCGCGCATCTTTCGATTCCCAAAAATCACGAACGCTCATCTTCGTACAACAGGTATCGAATGGCCTTCACCAGCATCGCCGGCACGACCGTGGTGGAATAATGCAACTCCAGCCTTTCCGTGCGTTTGTGCGCATCCTTACCGTATGGACCGATGTTAACGGCCGGCAGGTTCAGGTCGACCATGTCCTGAAACGGAAGTTTGTATAAATTCCCATAGAGCGGCATGTTTTGCCGCAAAGGTTCCAGAACCTGATCGGCATCAACCACGCGGCAATAACAAATGTCGGACAAACCAGGGAAATACCGGACGATTTTTACCGTCTCTCCATGCCGCCGCGCCTCCTCCACGACCTTTTCCATCGCCGAAGCCAGCCTGCGTTCCTTGGGATGGGTGTCGTTCAAATAAACATGCGGGTAATACGGCGGCGCGAGCATGATGAGGTAAAAGGGAACGTCGGCGAGAAAAAATTTGCTCGCTTCATCGGCCAGCTGCACCGATACATCCCGGAGATCCGCGTTCGCAACCCTTCCCTGGTCAATCACGCGCTGCAGCGCTTCCTCAAAGGAAGAGCCGAACCGGTTCCTGCCGCGTTCCACAAGTTCATGGAAAAAGAAGACTTTAGGGCGGAACCGCTTTTGCCGTTCGGCGATGGAACGGGCTGCAGCCTCTACCGCCTCTTTCACTTTTGCCAGCACTTCCCCGGGCGTCTGCCTCATCGTCAGGACGTTGAAGAGAGCGTAGGCGGCATTGGGCGTTTGCACGTTATACTCCTCTTTCAAATCGCTGAGCTTCAGGCAGGTGGGCAACGGAGTCTGCTCACCTTCCCACTGCTCGGCAAATCGGCCGGACAACTCCATCCGGACCACAGCTTCCGCCACCATCCACGCCGCGTTCAGGCCTTCCAGAGGTTCGCCCGCATGGGTCTCCTTCCCCACGGCGTAAACGAGGGGAAGCAATTTCCCCATGGAACCGGTATAGACATACTTGGACTTGTCTCCAGGATACCCGGAGAAGCTGGGCTCGGAACAGATACAGACTTGATACTCCAGACCGTGCTCCTCCTTGATCCGGTTCAGGACGGGAACCGCAGCCAACATCCCTTCGGAATTGCGCTCCTCATCCGGGGTTGCGACGAGCAACAGATTGCCGCAGAACGCCTCATCGGATGCAAATTGGCTTAATACCGCCAACTGAATGGCCAGTCCCGCCTTCATGTCCATGACGCCTCTGCCGAATAGCCAATCTCCCGTCCGCAAATCTTCCCTTACCTCATCCTCCAGGGTATCCATGATCGCCTTAATCTTTTCCGTATAGATTTCCGGCTGAAAGGCGAAGGGGGCATACGGGCCGAAATCGCTCACGCCCACCACATCGAAATGGCTCAGGAGAATCGCTGTTTTCGGCGAGGGTTTCCGTCCCTTTACCAATGCCGTGACAAAGGAGCGGGAGAGGGGATCGTGCGGGAGGGGATGTTTCTGCACGTATTCCGGATGGGCCTGGAAGTATGGCATGCGCTTCAGGATGCCAATCAGGTAATCGGCCATGCGAGCTTCGCCGGCGGTACCGGAGACGCTGGGAACGCCAACCAGTTCCAGGATGAGTTCCCTGATCTTCTCCGGCGTGTTCCAATGAAAACGGTTCATGCCGGATCCCGCCGCATCACAGCCGTCATACAAGGGTGGGGGTGTTTTTTCATGCCGCTTCCTCCATTCCCGGTTTAATGATTGAGCACCTTGGAGAGAAAATCTTTGGCCCGGTCTATTGTTTGTTATTGCGAAATCGGATCCCGTCTGAGAAAGACGGTCATGCAATGGATGGCGCCCCATCCTTTCAGGATTTCGTCCATTTCGGCCTCGATCACCTGAATCCCGGCATCTTCCATTTTGGCTTTTGTATCCGGACAGCCCGCCGGCATGACGACTTTCCCCGGTTCCAGGGCCACGAAGTTGAGGCTCAGCTTCCCCTTAACCTCTTCGATATTGGTGGCCTCCACGATATGGAAACCCTTGTCCAGCAAGGCCTTGACGACATCATAGGAAACTTGCCACGGGAACAGCACCGCCGTCTTCCGGTCGGCAAGATTGATCAAGCCGTCCAGATGGGCATGTCCGTAGGGAATCTCAAAATGGATGATGTCCGTGACACCGATATTGCGCAATTCGGCTTCCACCTGCGCCGCACCGGACCGGTTGGCCCGCGCTCCTGTTCCGATGATGACGGTATGGCGATCCACCCACATCGCACAGGCTCCTTCAAAATAGCCGTCCCCGTTGATGGTTTTAATGATCGGCACACCCAGCCGGGCCAAAGCCTGTGCGGCATACCGCTCTTCCCCGCGGCGGGCGGCGATGGCGGGCCGGCAAACAATCGCACCCTCCGGCGTCATCAATACCAAATCCCTCATGTACAAAGCATTCGGGCGATCCTCGCGCTGCTCCTCCACATAGTGCACCGTGACGCCATGGTCGCGATAGATCTGCGCCAGCGCGTCCTGCTGGGCCCTGGCCCGTTCCGGGTTCATCGGCGCTTTCCAGCGGTATTGCGAATAATTGGACTCTTTGACGAACTCGATCTCTTTTCCGGGCCGCCTCATCAGGACAGCGCGCAACGTGCCCACTTCAGAATCGCAGTACCAATCTCCCCAGATGTCGTTCATCTCCTCGGAAAATGTCTTTTCCGAGGGAAACCAACACTCTCCCTGCACTTGAACCTTCACCATAAACATTCCTCCTGTCGTCATGTTCTCCATCGGATCGCGATGACTCTATGAAACGGAATCATATCCATTCGCATAAGCAAAATATAATACGAAACACCACTATTGTAAATATTGAATCATTTATTTCCATAGAAAAGAGTTAACTATTATACCGTATCTCTACAATTCTATCAATTTAGATTTTTTATCATTTGTCAGAGGTGCTTAACCCAGCCTGCCAAAAAAAGAGAGCTGTCCCTCGGACAGCCCCAGCCGTTTGGATTTACAGATACCCTTCCCGCATCATCTTCAGGACATCGCTCTCCGTCTTCAGAAGGTCCCCGCGGGCGCGTTCACTGATCCGGTTGGCCGCTTCCTGCGCCTCGGCGAGGGCCTGTTTTTCATCCACGGTAAGCAGCACCCGGTTCTCCATAATGACCCGACCGTCAATAATGACCGTTTCCACCTCATGCCCCCTGGCCGCATAGACCAGGTTCGGCACGAGATTGCGTACCGGTTCCAGAATCACGGGGGACAAATTGGGTTCTTGCAGGTTGATGACGATCAGATCCGCCTTTTTGCCCTTCCGCAGCGAGCCAATCTCATGGTCCAGCCCGATCGCCTTCGCCGACTCGATCGTCGCCAGGCGCAACGCCCGCCATGCCGGGAAGACGCGCGGGTCGGCCCGCTTGACCTTATTCAATATGGCCGCAAATTTCATCTCATTGAACATGTTGTTGCAGTTGTTGCCGGGAGCCTGGTCAGAACCCAGGGCAGCCGTTCCCCTCGCCTCCAGAAATTCCAGCACCGGCGGCACCAGTCCGTCGATAATGCCGATGCTGCCGGCGCAATAGATCATGGCCGCCCCTCTTTCGGCCACCAGCCTGGCCTCCCAGGCAGTCGCTTCGGTAAGATGAACGGCCAGCAAACGGGAGTTCAGGAAGCCAAGTTGATCCAGGTACGCAATCGAGCGCTGGTTGTATCGTTTGACCATTTGGTCGATTTCCCGGTCTCCCTGGGCCACATGCATGTGGATCTTGGTATCGTACTTCTCCGCCCAGCGTTTTACTTCGAGCAGGAGCTCAGTGCTCATCATGTCGGGTCCCTGGGGACCGAACAGCACGGTGATGCGGCCATCTTCTCGGCCATGCCATTCCTCGAACAGCCGGATGTTGGCGTTTAGATTTTTCTCCCCGATCGCCGGATCAAAAGGATAGAGTTCTCCCACGGGTATCATGCCGATGTCGCCGGGCAATTCGTTGATCATCTCGCATACTCTTGCCCTTGCCCCGATTCTGGCATAGTGTTCCACGATCCGGGACATAGGCGAATCATAGTCGCAGAAGGTGGTGGTTCCCGCCTTGATT encodes the following:
- a CDS encoding M20/M25/M40 family metallo-hydrolase, whose amino-acid sequence is MNRFHWNTPEKIRELILELVGVPSVSGTAGEARMADYLIGILKRMPYFQAHPEYVQKHPLPHDPLSRSFVTALVKGRKPSPKTAILLSHFDVVGVSDFGPYAPFAFQPEIYTEKIKAIMDTLEDEVREDLRTGDWLFGRGVMDMKAGLAIQLAVLSQFASDEAFCGNLLLVATPDEERNSEGMLAAVPVLNRIKEEHGLEYQVCICSEPSFSGYPGDKSKYVYTGSMGKLLPLVYAVGKETHAGEPLEGLNAAWMVAEAVVRMELSGRFAEQWEGEQTPLPTCLKLSDLKEEYNVQTPNAAYALFNVLTMRQTPGEVLAKVKEAVEAAARSIAERQKRFRPKVFFFHELVERGRNRFGSSFEEALQRVIDQGRVANADLRDVSVQLADEASKFFLADVPFYLIMLAPPYYPHVYLNDTHPKERRLASAMEKVVEEARRHGETVKIVRYFPGLSDICYCRVVDADQVLEPLRQNMPLYGNLYKLPFQDMVDLNLPAVNIGPYGKDAHKRTERLELHYSTTVVPAMLVKAIRYLLYEDERS
- a CDS encoding dimethylarginine dimethylaminohydrolase family protein, producing the protein MVKVQVQGECWFPSEKTFSEEMNDIWGDWYCDSEVGTLRAVLMRRPGKEIEFVKESNYSQYRWKAPMNPERARAQQDALAQIYRDHGVTVHYVEEQREDRPNALYMRDLVLMTPEGAIVCRPAIAARRGEERYAAQALARLGVPIIKTINGDGYFEGACAMWVDRHTVIIGTGARANRSGAAQVEAELRNIGVTDIIHFEIPYGHAHLDGLINLADRKTAVLFPWQVSYDVVKALLDKGFHIVEATNIEEVKGKLSLNFVALEPGKVVMPAGCPDTKAKMEDAGIQVIEAEMDEILKGWGAIHCMTVFLRRDPISQ
- a CDS encoding amidohydrolase family protein gives rise to the protein MKVDLIIAHAYLLTMEGKGVGFLENGAVAIKGNRIADVGPSDEILASYSGDRLIDATGKIVMPGLIDAHIHTGISLFRGTAQDMANWMHKGLWPFMKHMTEEDSVKGSLVNIIEGIKAGTTTFCDYDSPMSRIVEHYARIGARARVCEMINELPGDIGMIPVGELYPFDPAIGEKNLNANIRLFEEWHGREDGRITVLFGPQGPDMMSTELLLEVKRWAEKYDTKIHMHVAQGDREIDQMVKRYNQRSIAYLDQLGFLNSRLLAVHLTEATAWEARLVAERGAAMIYCAGSIGIIDGLVPPVLEFLEARGTAALGSDQAPGNNCNNMFNEMKFAAILNKVKRADPRVFPAWRALRLATIESAKAIGLDHEIGSLRKGKKADLIVINLQEPNLSPVILEPVRNLVPNLVYAARGHEVETVIIDGRVIMENRVLLTVDEKQALAEAQEAANRISERARGDLLKTESDVLKMMREGYL